In the genome of Xanthomonas hortorum pv. pelargonii, the window CTGCCGCTCCCATGCGTCATGCTGGGACCAGGACATGGATTGCACCGATGCACACCGACACGCTGGACCTGATGTTGCAACGCGAACTGCCGCATGCCGCGGCCGGCTGCCAGCAGGCCTATGGCCGCATTGTGCGCGCTTGCCAGAACACGGTGACCGCCATCGCGCTGGCGATCACCCGCGATATCGCCGCCAGCGAAGACATCGCCCAGGAGGCCTTTCTGCGCGCCTGGCAACGACTGGCACAACTCAGCCAACCGGCCAGCTTCCTGCCATGGCTGCGCCAGATCACCCGCAACCTGGCGCGCGACTGGCTGCGCGCCAACCGGCATCGCGCGCTCAGTGGCGAGGCGGCAGATCTTGCCATCGCGATGGCAGCCGACCCGGCACCCTCGCCCGCCGAGCACCTGCTGCAGGTGGAAGAAGAAATTGCCGCGCTCGACATCATTTCCGCACTGCCCGAAGAAAGCCGCGAGACGCTGCTGCTGTACTACCGCGAAGGCCAGAGTTCGCAACAGGTGGCCTCGCTGCTCGGCCTCAGCGATGCGGCCGTACGCAAACGGCTGTCGCGGGCACGTGCCAGCGTGCGCAGCGAACTGCTGCGCCGGTTCGGCGCGTTCGCGCGTGGCAGCGCGCCCAGTGTGGCCTTTGCCACTGCGGTGACCTCGGCAACGATGCTGGCAGCACCCGGAACCGCGAGTGCGGCCATTGTGTTGGGCGGCATCGGTGGCGCGGGCAAGCTGGGCATGGGTGGTTTGACCGGCTCGGCGCTGAGCGGTGGCGGTGCAGCGGGCGCACTGAGCCTCTGGTTCGGCATGCCGGCGCTGTTTGCTGCAGGCAGCGTGCTGGTTGCCGGGCTGGGCACGTATTGGTCGTGCTGGTACTTGCTTCGCTTTGCAGAGACCACTGGCGAGGTTGCGGCAATCCGTCGCTTCATCCGCATCACCACGCTGACGTCGGTACTGGTGGTGGGCAGCACGCTACTGTTGAAACGCCTGGATGCGGGCGCGTGGGCGTCGCTGCTGATGCTCTGCGCAGGCATGGCCGTGCTCAACTATCAATCCATCAGGGTGCTGCCACGCGTCATGCGCCCCATGCTGGAACGCGATGCGCAACGACGCGGCGCTACGCAGCCCCCTGCTGTATCGCTGCATGTTCAGTCCAAGCGCGATGCTCGTGAGCACGCTAGCGGTCACGCTGCCAATCTTCCATCACTACATGAAGCTAGGAATGCTGTGATCTAACGGAAGCAGCGATGACCGCAATCGACTGACTCCGGCAGCCGGCCAACAAAAACGGCCTCCTGCTTGCGCGGGAGGCCGTTGGTCGATCGGCGCCTTGTTGCGTGTTGCTGTTTACATGTTGCAGATGACGACAGTGCTGCCGGTCGCAGCAGCGCGACCGGGTAACGCTTTGGCGACTGGAAGAACTCAGCTGCCCGCAGCGGGCTTGGCCGGCATCGGACGCTTGCCGTGATCGCCACGCTCGCCATGCTCGCCCGGACCACGCGGACCGTGCTCGCCACGCTGCTTGGAGGCCGCGTCGAACTCGGCCTTGCTCAACTTGCCGTCCTTGTCGGTATCAGCCTTGGCAAACCACGTATCGCGATGCTGCTGCATGCGCAACTCGCGGTCGGCGCGATCGACAAAGCCGTCCTTGTTGACGTCCATCTCATCGAAATGCGCGGCGAACTTCGGGTCGGCCTTGGCTTCTTCGCGGCTGATGCGGCCGTCCTTGTTGGTATCGAACTTGCTCAGCCATTCGCCGCGTCCGTCGCGACCCGGGCCACGGTGATGCGGGCGCTCATCGCGCGACAGCTTGCCGTCCTTGTTGGTGTCCAGCGTGTCGAACTGCGCAGCCAGCTTCGGGTCTGCCGCCGCTTCGCTGCGGTCGATCACGCCATCGCCGTTCTTGTCGAGCTTGGCAGGACGCGGCGCATCGCCAGCGGCAGGCGGGGCGGCGAACACCGCGCCGGTGGACAGGGCGGCCAGCACGGCCAGTGCGAGAAACGGTTTGCGAGACGTCATGAGAAACTCCTGGAATGTGAAAACCACACGCGGCACCTGCATGGGCCGCATCGCGTGGGTGGCGCATCCGAATCCACCGTGCGCTGCCACCAACACCCACATCAACGAGCGATCGGCACGCGCGTTGACGCGGCCACCTGGCGTATTCATCCGGCGGACAGTCGCCGCTGTTGCGACACGCAGGCGCTATCCTGCGTGCATGGCCATCCACGCCGACACCCACGACGACCTGCGCCTGTTCCAGACCGGCGAGCATGCCTGCGGCTACTGGCCGGATCGGCGTGCGCGCGACCTGGTGCTGGACCCGCACGATCCGCGTCTGGGCGCAATTTATCCGCAGGCATTGGCGTGGGGATTTCGGCGCTCCGGCGATCTGGTCTACCGGCCGCATTGCGAACGTTGCCGCGCCTGCGTGCCGGTGCGCATTGCGGTGGATGCGTTCCGGCACGATCGCAGTCAGCGCCGTTGCCTGGCGCGCAACCAGGACCTGGTGGTGCGCGTGGTCGCCGCCGAACGCACCGACGAACAACTTGCGTTGTATCGGCAGTACCTCAAGCACCGCCATCCCGGCGGCGGCATGGACGAACATGGCGCAACCGAATTCGACCAGTTCCTGATCGGCGGCTGGTCGCATGGGCGCTTTCTTGAGATACGCGAACCGGCGGTGGCGCACGCGCCGGGGCGATTGCTCGCCGTTGCGGTCACCGATGTCACCGAGCACGCGTTGTCGGCGGTCTACACGTTCTATGCGCCGGATGCCGCCGCACGTAGTCTGGGCACCTTCGCGATCCTGCAGCAGATCCAGTGGGCGCAACGCGAGCGGCGCGCACACGTGTATCTGGGCTACTGGATCGATGGCCACGCGAAGATGAATTACAAGCGCCATTTCAGCGCGCTGGAAGCTTACGACGGCCGTCAATGGCGCGGGCTCCCCGCCCCTGCATCGGCACGTTGAGCCAGGCGAGGACGACATCGGTCTGTCGTCTTGCGCGTGCGAGAATGCGGCGATGATCAAACCTCTCCTGCTACTTGCGCTGACCGTGCTCTGCGCTGCCTGCGCGCATCGCGCGCCCTCGTCTGACACGATGTCCGACGCCGCTGCCGGGTCCACGCCGGCCCACTTGCGCATCGCGACCTACAACACCTCGCTGTATTCCGACCAGGCCGGCGGCCTGGTGCGCGAACTGCAGGGCGACAGCGCGCATGCGCGCAAGATCGCCGCGGTGCTGCAGCAGGTGCGCCCGGATCTGGTGCTGCTCAACGAGTTCGACTTCGACCCCGAGCATCGCGCCGCCGATCTGTTCCAGCAGCGCTATCTGCAGGTCGCCCAGCCGGGCGGCGGCGAAGCGCTGCGCTATCCGTATCGCTACCTGGCGCCAGTGAATACCGGCGTGCCGAGTGGGCTGGATCTGGACAATAACGGCACTGTCGGTGGCGATGGCCGCTCGCGCGGCAACGATGCCTGGGGGTATGGGTTGCACCCTGGCCAGTACGGCATGCTGGTGCTGTCGCGCTATCCGATCGATGCGCAGGCGGTGCGCAGTTTCCAGCTGCTGAAATGGAGCGCGTTGCCGGGTGCGTTGCGCCCGACCGATCCGTCCAGCAAGAAATCGTTTTATCGCGATGCGATCTGGGCGCAACTGCGGCTGTCGTCCAAATCGCATTGGGACGTGCCGGTGCGCACGCCGCTGGGCGTGGTGCACGCGCTGGTGTCGCATCCCACACCGCCGGTGTTCGACGGTGCCGAGAAGCGCAACGCCGCCCGCAATCACGACGAACTGCGGCTATGGCGCGAGTATCTGGACAACCCCAACGACGCCGCATGGCTGTGCGACGACCAGGGCCGCTGCGGTGGTCTGCCGGCCGACGCACGCTTTGTGATCCTCGGCGATCTCAATAACGATCCGGTCGATGGCGCCGGCCGCCACGATGCGATCCGCGCACTCATCACGCATCCGCGCGTGCTGCAGTACCCCACCCCGCACAGCGACGGCGGCCCGGAAAAAACCGCCGAATACGCCGCGCTAGGCATCGCGCATACCGGCGACCCGCAGCAGGTCACCGGTGACTTCGGCCCGCAGGCCGGCACGATGCGCCTGGACTACGTGCTGCCGTCGCGCCAGTTCACGTTGATCGGCAGCGGCATCTTCTGGCCCGCGAGCAGCACGCCGGAAGCGGCGATAGCCGATGGCAGCGATCATCATGCGGTGTGGGTGGATGTGGCTGGCGACTAAGCAATCGGACCGAGGCTCCGAGATGTCATGCTCTGGGCCTGGCGTCGACGGCTGCACATAACACTAAGGCTATATGCAAGAAAGGGAAGATTTAACGCTCCGAGTCCTAACGCCATGCCGGAGGAGCAGATGATTTCTGCAAGTACCTGAGCCAGTGATTGACAAGGTTCCCGAGGGCGGCCACGTCAAATTTGAGTGGTCCGGATTCAGTCGACAGGCTTACACTCCCTCGCAGACAGGTATCGCAAGGAAGTTGAATGAGACTGCATTTCCACCATGCGCACCGCTTCTTGGGCAATTTTTCTCTGCCGTTCGCGCTCGCCTGCCTCGCAAGCGCGTGCAGTGCAAACAAGCCAACGTCTTCTGAAAAGGAAGACCTTATGCTCAGCCGACCATTTCCGGTGGATGCGACGGATGCCCATGTGCGCTTCGAATTCGAGGCGACACCGGAGAATGTAAATCTCACTCGGTCCTACATCGTCGGATTAAACCTGAGTCGCAAAGGACCCGTCGACCCAGTCACAACACTAAACAACAGCGACTCACCGGTAAGATACGCACTCAAAGTGAATGCCTGCAAATGGGAGGCAGGGAGTTGCGATAAAATATTTACAGAAGACAACTTCCAAGCCCTGTTGAGAAAAGAGCCTAGCAAGGTAAAATTTTTCGGCTGGCGCGTAGGAAACCCCGATATCAAATACATCGAATCCGGAGCACATAACTCTGATTCAAGTAACTGGATCGTCTGCAACCTCCACCTAAGAAGCTATGGCCGGTATCGCGTCGATATTTCATCAGTAGCAGGCAATCCAGTACTGAATATTCCTGAAGCAGAAATCACAATACAAAAAAGATTAACATCCTCTAAATAATACAAACCTGACAGGGATTTCGTTATGGACAAGCAGCACTACACAGTGACGGTCGTTATAGCGGCTCCCGGCACCCCCTTATACGACGAAGGTCAGCAGCAGACAAAAGATGGTATACCTGTCACGTCCGGCCCCGGCCACATGTTTTTCGTGACTAGCGATGGTAAGCAATCAACAAGCTATGGATTTGCCCCTGTCACTCACGGACAGACCAATGGCCCCGGTGAAATTTACAACTCTGATGCCGATGAGTACCACAAACCTGCCTATTCCAGAACGATGGAAATAAGCAAGGAACAATACGATAAGCTCCAACAGTTCGGCCGCGAACCTGAAAAACTAGGCTTCGACAAGGAATACAAGGACGTACGCAACAACTGCGTCGATTTTACCTGGGCAGCCCTCAATCATGCCGGACTCCATCGAAACAAGAGCATCGATGTGAATGGCTTGCTTGGTCCAGGAGCCGGACAACTGCTTCCGGATGTTCGCATTCCTTTGCCGGTAGAAGGCTCGGGAAAAGATGCTTACCGCCCGCTACGCAATATCCACGGTGTGGAGAGCATTGAGGCACCATTTCCGCACAGTCCATTGAACAAGGAAATCCGGAACCCGCTTCCGGCACAAAGGTCGTTGCAGCAGCACATTCTCAGCGAAGAGCGGCACGCGCCATCGTTGAAGGACCCCACGCATCCAGGCTACCAACTGTTTGCACAGGCGCAGGATCACGTACAGACACTGGATCGCGAACACGGACGGCAAACGGACGCGTGCAGCGCCAATCTTGCGGGCTGCTTGGCGGTGCAATCCTGCAAGATGGGAATGGACCGCATCGACGAAGTGAGACTGAGCGACGATGCCTCGCGCGCATTTGCTGTGCAGAACAATCCTTACTCGGCCGGATCGCACGACCAGTTGCGCGCCCATGTCGATACGGTTTCCGCACTCAATACACCGCTGGAGCAGAGCAGTCAGGCATGGACGCAGGCTGCAGCCGAGCGCGTGCAGGCAGAGCAGCAACGGAACCTGCAACAGGAGCAAACGCAAGCTCCATCAGCTCGAACCATGAGCTGACCGGGCGAGAGTCGCAGGGAGCTCATTCCCTGGCGCCTCGCCTGTTAGCTACTAACTGACTTTTCAAAGCCAGCAACCAAAGTCTACGGTACGGCAATCTTTCCACTGCACCAATGCGAGTCGACCGGAAACTCAGGCAGTCAGCTGAATCGTCAGCGCCGCAGCCGCCACGCGCACTTTCTCGCGCGCAGCATCGATGCTGTCCGCGCGCGCCAGCGTGACACCGACACGGCGGTGACCATCCACGCGCGGTTTTCCGAACAGACGTAGTGCGGTGTCCTGGTCGCGCAGTGCATCGGCAACGTTATCGAAGACCGGCACGCCGTGACCATGTGCGAGCACTGCGCATGATGCCGACGGGCCGCTCTGGCGAATCACGCCACCGTTCTCGGCACCGACCGGCAGGCCGAGAATGGCGCGCGCGTGCAGCGCGAATTCGCTTAACTCCTGCGACACCAGCGTGACCAGACCTGTGTCGTGCGGGCGCGGCGAGACTTCACTGAACCAGACTTCGTCGCCCTTGACGAACAGCTCCACACCGAACAACCCCCAGCCGCCAAGGTCATCGGTGATCGCCTGCGCGATCTGCTGCGAGCGCTGCAGCGCGGCCGGCGACATCGGCTGCGGCTGCCAGCTCTCGCGGTAGTCGCCATCTTTCTGCCAGTGCCCGATCGGATCGCAGAACGAAGTACCGCCGGCATGCCGCACGGTCAACAAGGTGATCTCGTAATCGAAGTCGATGAAGCCTTCGACGATGCAGCGGCCGGCACCGGCACGCCCGCCGGTCTGCGCGTAGTCCCACGCGGCATCGATATCCGCTTCGCTGCGCAAAGTGCTCTGGCCCTTGCCCGACGACGACATCACCGGCTTGACCACACATGGCAGGCCAACCGCGGCGATTGCCTCGCGGTACTCGGCCGCGGTGTCGACGAAGCGGTATGGCGAGGTCGGCAGGCCCAGCGTTTCGGCGGCAAGGCGGCGGATGCCTTCGCGATCCATGGTCAGGCGTGCAGCACGCGCGGTCGGGATCACTTTCTGGCCCTGTTCGCGCTCCAGCGCAACCAGCGTTTCGGTATGGATGGCCTCGATCTCCGGCACGATCAACTGCGGCTGCTCTTTGGCGATCAGCGCGCGCAACGCCTGCGGGTCGAGCATGTCCAGCACATGCGAACGGTGCGCGACCTGCATCGCCGGCGCATTGGCGTAACGGTCAGCAGCGATCACTTCCACCCCGAAGCGCTGCAATTCGATCGCCACTTCCTTGCCCAGTTCGCCCGAACCCAGCAACAGCACGCGGATGGCGGAAGGCGACAACGGCGTGCCGAAAGTAGTCATGAGCGCGGTCCAGATCGGAAGAGGGCCGCCATTCTAACGGGCGGCTGGCACGACCGCCGGTCGGAAACCAGCTTGAATTTGATATCAATCTGATATCTTTCTTTCAAACAACAAGGACGCCCAACCATGAAAGAGAAATCGCTCGGTTCTGTTCCAGGCATTCCGCTGATCGTTGCCAGGGTCGTCGTGCTGCTGCTGGCGGCCTCTACGCTGGTCGCAGCCGGCATGGGCCTGTTGCCGATTCTGGGCATGCTGCCGGCCATCCTGATCGCAGCCGGCAACGTGTTCGTGCTGGCCGGCCTGTACACGCTGGAGCCGAATCAGGCCGCAGTGCTGAGCCTGTTCGGCAAGTACGTCGGCACGGTCAAGGACCCAGGGCTGCGCTGGAACAACCCCTTCTATGCAAAACGTCGCGTCAGCCAGCGCGTGCGCAACTTCGAAAGCGGCCGGCTCAAGGTCAACGAACTGGATGGCAGCCCGATCGAGATTGCCGCCGTGATCGTGTGGCAGGTTTTGGACGCATCCGAAGCGGTCTACAACGTGGACGACTACGAAAGCTTCGTGCATATCCAGTCCGAAGCGGCGCTGCGTGCGATGGCCACCAGCTACCCCTACGACCAGCACGAAGACGATCAGATCTCGCTGCGCAGTCACCCGGCCGAAATCAGCGAGCAACTCAAGCGCCATCTGGACGAGCGCCTGACCCAGGCCGGCGTGGATGTGATCGAAGCGCGCATCAGCCACCTCGCCTACGCACCGGAAATCGCCCAGGCCATGCTGCAGCGGCAGCAGGCCAATGCGGTGATCGCCGCACGCACGCGCATCGTCGCCGGTGCGGTGGGCATGGTCGAAATGGCGCTGTCCGAACTGCAGAAAAATGGCGTGGTGCAGCTGGACGAAGAGCGCAAGGCGCACATGGTCAGCAACCTGCTCACGGTGTTGTGTTCTGATCGTGGCACCCAACCGGTGGTCAACGCCGGCTCGCTGTATTGAGGTGATGCGATGAATGTCATGGTGCCGTTGGTGGTCGCGCTCTCCGGCTTGCCCGCGCTGGCAATCGCCGCCTCCATCGGGGCGGACGAGGACGACCGCGCGCGTGGCCTGGGCCTGCGCTGGGCGCTGATCGGCCTGGTGATCCTGATCGGTGCCGCGTGTCTGTACTGGGCCGGCGACAACCGCGCCGGTATCTACGCGGTGGTGATCGGCATGCTCGTCGGCGTGAACGTGTTGATCGTCTCGATGGTGATGCACCTGCGCCGCCACAGCGGCCGCGGGGAGCGCGAGTGAACGAAAAGAAGGCCTATCCGCTGCGCATCAACGCCGACGTCCTGGCCGCCGTGCAGCGCTGGTCAGACGACGAACTGCGCAGCCTCAACGCACAGATCGAATACGTGTTGCGCGATGCGCTGCGCAAGGCCGGCCGGCTGCCGAAGCCGCGCGACGACAAGGAACCGCAAGCATGAGCAAACGCTGGAACTATCTGACCATCGAGTTGAAGCCGTCGTTTATCGGCACGATCAAGAGCGAGGACATCCAGGCCGAACTGGTCAAGCAGGGCAACCTCGGCTGGGAGCTGGTCAACATCCTCATGCATATGCCGCTTGGCACAGCGCTGCTGGTGTTCAAGAAGGAACTCTGACATCGGCGC includes:
- a CDS encoding EF-hand domain-containing protein yields the protein MNTPGGRVNARADRSLMWVLVAAHGGFGCATHAMRPMQVPRVVFTFQEFLMTSRKPFLALAVLAALSTGAVFAAPPAAGDAPRPAKLDKNGDGVIDRSEAAADPKLAAQFDTLDTNKDGKLSRDERPHHRGPGRDGRGEWLSKFDTNKDGRISREEAKADPKFAAHFDEMDVNKDGFVDRADRELRMQQHRDTWFAKADTDKDGKLSKAEFDAASKQRGEHGPRGPGEHGERGDHGKRPMPAKPAAGS
- a CDS encoding arginyltransferase, which translates into the protein MGRIAWVAHPNPPCAATNTHINERSARALTRPPGVFIRRTVAAVATRRRYPACMAIHADTHDDLRLFQTGEHACGYWPDRRARDLVLDPHDPRLGAIYPQALAWGFRRSGDLVYRPHCERCRACVPVRIAVDAFRHDRSQRRCLARNQDLVVRVVAAERTDEQLALYRQYLKHRHPGGGMDEHGATEFDQFLIGGWSHGRFLEIREPAVAHAPGRLLAVAVTDVTEHALSAVYTFYAPDAAARSLGTFAILQQIQWAQRERRAHVYLGYWIDGHAKMNYKRHFSALEAYDGRQWRGLPAPASAR
- a CDS encoding endonuclease/exonuclease/phosphatase family protein; its protein translation is MIKPLLLLALTVLCAACAHRAPSSDTMSDAAAGSTPAHLRIATYNTSLYSDQAGGLVRELQGDSAHARKIAAVLQQVRPDLVLLNEFDFDPEHRAADLFQQRYLQVAQPGGGEALRYPYRYLAPVNTGVPSGLDLDNNGTVGGDGRSRGNDAWGYGLHPGQYGMLVLSRYPIDAQAVRSFQLLKWSALPGALRPTDPSSKKSFYRDAIWAQLRLSSKSHWDVPVRTPLGVVHALVSHPTPPVFDGAEKRNAARNHDELRLWREYLDNPNDAAWLCDDQGRCGGLPADARFVILGDLNNDPVDGAGRHDAIRALITHPRVLQYPTPHSDGGPEKTAEYAALGIAHTGDPQQVTGDFGPQAGTMRLDYVLPSRQFTLIGSGIFWPASSTPEAAIADGSDHHAVWVDVAGD
- a CDS encoding XVIPCD domain-containing protein, which translates into the protein MDKQHYTVTVVIAAPGTPLYDEGQQQTKDGIPVTSGPGHMFFVTSDGKQSTSYGFAPVTHGQTNGPGEIYNSDADEYHKPAYSRTMEISKEQYDKLQQFGREPEKLGFDKEYKDVRNNCVDFTWAALNHAGLHRNKSIDVNGLLGPGAGQLLPDVRIPLPVEGSGKDAYRPLRNIHGVESIEAPFPHSPLNKEIRNPLPAQRSLQQHILSEERHAPSLKDPTHPGYQLFAQAQDHVQTLDREHGRQTDACSANLAGCLAVQSCKMGMDRIDEVRLSDDASRAFAVQNNPYSAGSHDQLRAHVDTVSALNTPLEQSSQAWTQAAAERVQAEQQRNLQQEQTQAPSARTMS
- the purT gene encoding formate-dependent phosphoribosylglycinamide formyltransferase encodes the protein MTTFGTPLSPSAIRVLLLGSGELGKEVAIELQRFGVEVIAADRYANAPAMQVAHRSHVLDMLDPQALRALIAKEQPQLIVPEIEAIHTETLVALEREQGQKVIPTARAARLTMDREGIRRLAAETLGLPTSPYRFVDTAAEYREAIAAVGLPCVVKPVMSSSGKGQSTLRSEADIDAAWDYAQTGGRAGAGRCIVEGFIDFDYEITLLTVRHAGGTSFCDPIGHWQKDGDYRESWQPQPMSPAALQRSQQIAQAITDDLGGWGLFGVELFVKGDEVWFSEVSPRPHDTGLVTLVSQELSEFALHARAILGLPVGAENGGVIRQSGPSASCAVLAHGHGVPVFDNVADALRDQDTALRLFGKPRVDGHRRVGVTLARADSIDAAREKVRVAAAALTIQLTA
- a CDS encoding SPFH domain-containing protein, which encodes MGLLPILGMLPAILIAAGNVFVLAGLYTLEPNQAAVLSLFGKYVGTVKDPGLRWNNPFYAKRRVSQRVRNFESGRLKVNELDGSPIEIAAVIVWQVLDASEAVYNVDDYESFVHIQSEAALRAMATSYPYDQHEDDQISLRSHPAEISEQLKRHLDERLTQAGVDVIEARISHLAYAPEIAQAMLQRQQANAVIAARTRIVAGAVGMVEMALSELQKNGVVQLDEERKAHMVSNLLTVLCSDRGTQPVVNAGSLY
- a CDS encoding DUF4177 domain-containing protein produces the protein MSKRWNYLTIELKPSFIGTIKSEDIQAELVKQGNLGWELVNILMHMPLGTALLVFKKEL